ATTTTGGTTTCAAACAATCAAATCTGAAAGTCTATTTTATAACAATAAATGACCCAGACAACCGTAAttcaagaaaaaaggaaaggggaaaataaaaagagatgTCCATCACACATAATATAGAAACCAAGGGTTGGTCTCTTTCATAGGAACACTCCGAGGAATGTTAGATTCAGTTGTTTTGagtttcttccccttccctttggTGTTGTTACTAACAAAAAGTCCATTGTTTGGTTAAAGCAAAGCAAcagtcctttttttttctttcctgcagTCTTACAGCAGCAAATTTCGTCTTACCAGTAGGAAACACacatgcagacacacacacacacacacacacacactcacatacatTGTACAGTAGCCTGTGCCGCTTCCAAGAGAGCGAAACACAGACACTCAGTTCTTTTAAGTGGTCACTTGTTAGAATCATACTAACCTTTGGACTAAGGAAAGAAAATACTGCACAGGTCTTCCACGTTAATGTTGCAAACTATCCATTTGCAACTGATTAGATTTCCCCATTTGTTCAAAAAGCATCGCTGAAATCTGAAGGCACCTGAAGACAGCCCTGTTCTTTTGTATGTTTTGGTTTTGTGATTCTTAACTAGTGTGCTGGTCTGAAATTGCAAAACCCGTCCTTTTGCTCTGCAGCATACTAGTTGCAAGTTACATAAAGACCAAGTACTGGAAAAGGAGAACTTCTTCAAGGAGTCTCAACTTACAGCTACACATTtgccttaaaaataaaataaagggcaaTGTCTGAAGGCCCCTCTTGCATAAACGCTGTGTttttggctaacctttttgtttttGGAAGAAACTGGTCCTTTACCAGCTTCGAGAAGAAAACTTTTATTACAGGCTGTTGTAATCAAAATGCACCAGAGATGCATTCTACTGTCTAAAAGCAAAAACCGTAACAACCCACTCTTTTGGGAATTTATTTAAACTTCTCCATAGTACTCTACCTAAACGTATTGCCAGGGCTATCAAAGGCCACAGGCTTTTGGGAAGACACCTGAAAAGAGGGGTGGGGAAAATACACCAATGAGATTGggcacttggggggggggcatgttaAACACTAGTACTCCTTGTTCTCACCCATTTGAAGTTTCTGATCAGAAAATAAAGCAGATCCTGAAAACGTTTAAGGTgacaaccaaccaaataaaccaTCACCAAAATCAGCAATAGGAAGTGGTGTGTTTTTTCCCTCTATGTATAAATGATCACACTTCAAATCAAGGCCCTAACAGAGGACAGAAGAGGCAATTTTAGcacaaaaagaaggaaagaaaggcctAAACATATCTGCCGCCTTCTTGAGAGATTTTAAATTATTCCCATAGTTACATCTGAAGAAAAAGACGAACCAATTTGGTTTTGGTTATATTTATCATTTTGTAGATCTTCCCTTCTGACATTGTTTTAGCTGGGAGATGTATTGGCATAAGAGTTTGGAGAGTCTTGCTCATTTATGGTGTTCAGGAGCACACACACAGGTTGTCTGGAGAGGGGTTGGTTATTGTGTTCTCCATGCTGTTCATCCGAAGCGCTGAAAAGCCCTTCTTCCTCATCTCCATGGGGTGGGTGGCCACTGCAACTATCACAGAAGTCCATAGATCCATCGTCAATGAACCCATCTAACTCCTTGAGATCATTATCATGGTGGTCCTGGTTACAGATACAGATTTCAATGCCTGAATCTCCAGTAAACCTCCGGTGCCTGCCAGGTGTCTTGTCTTTAGCATCTGAAAAAGCGCTGTTTTGATCTAAGCTTTCCGAGTTGTAATCCTTAAGCAATTCTTCCTTGCACTCCGATTCCTTATCAGAAGTAGAAACGTGGTCAGCTGCATCTTCCAATTCCACTGTGCTGCTGCAATTCCTTGGCTCGCCACATGTTGTTTTGGTAGTTGATCGCTCAACTGGCGGACTGGAGGATTCAGAATGCCCGACGCTTGGAGAGGCGGCGCTATCTATATTTCCATTATTGTTTTCTGCTCCTGATAGCGTAGCTGGCTGAGCTGGATGAAGGCTTCTTGTATCCGGTGCTGTACAGCCATTGCCGGTTGGAATGCATTGCTGATGTAAGGCACTATATGGTGGGGGAGGGGTTGGAGGTCGATTCACCACTTCCTCATAGGGAGGTAGTAAATAATTTGGCAAAAATCCTAAATGGGGAGGTAGGGAGGACAAGTTACTTCCATATTTCTATATAGATGATATCTAAATCACAGTAAGACCCATAAGTACATTTCTAGCTATTTtacgtttgttttgtttttacaaaatcTGAATTTCTTACTGCATGTAGGAAGTAGCAATTGCTTATGTAGTTAACATGCAGGAAATATTCAAACCCAGAAATTCATATAAGCAGTTTATGCGGCCTTTGATACAAGTGATGCTAAATTAATTAACTGGCCCATGACTAAACAAAATTctggagaagaaaaggaaatatatagATATCTTAACCATCCATTACAAAACTATAGATCCTTTTAACTATGGTAGTATTTCTCAGAAATAAACTTGGCATGTAAGTACTTTTCCTTTACTTACTTTTCCTTTCATATTTCCTTTTCTTACTTGTTACAAAATTTAACGCTGATGTCCTGCAGATACTTTGGATTATGGTTCTATGGTATTATCTGGGTTTTACAGTAATTGCACTGAGAAACACTGCGAATTATCAGGT
This genomic stretch from Erythrolamprus reginae isolate rEryReg1 chromosome 5, rEryReg1.hap1, whole genome shotgun sequence harbors:
- the WBP1L gene encoding WW domain binding protein 1-like isoform X1, translated to MERRLFGAMALLLFQALPEAMPASTEPAQDKETCIGINNQSYSCETGHCCGQSQCCNYYYELWWFWLVWTIIIILSCCCVCHHRRAKHRLQAQQRQHEINLIAYREAHNYSTLPFYFRFLPNYLLPPYEEVVNRPPTPPPPYSALHQQCIPTGNGCTAPDTRSLHPAQPATLSGAENNNGNIDSAASPSVGHSESSSPPVERSTTKTTCGEPRNCSSTVELEDAADHVSTSDKESECKEELLKDYNSESLDQNSAFSDAKDKTPGRHRRFTGDSGIEICICNQDHHDNDLKELDGFIDDGSMDFCDSCSGHPPHGDEEEGLFSASDEQHGEHNNQPLSRQPVCVLLNTINEQDSPNSYANTSPS
- the WBP1L gene encoding WW domain binding protein 1-like isoform X2 is translated as MPFLLGLRQDKETCIGINNQSYSCETGHCCGQSQCCNYYYELWWFWLVWTIIIILSCCCVCHHRRAKHRLQAQQRQHEINLIAYREAHNYSTLPFYFRFLPNYLLPPYEEVVNRPPTPPPPYSALHQQCIPTGNGCTAPDTRSLHPAQPATLSGAENNNGNIDSAASPSVGHSESSSPPVERSTTKTTCGEPRNCSSTVELEDAADHVSTSDKESECKEELLKDYNSESLDQNSAFSDAKDKTPGRHRRFTGDSGIEICICNQDHHDNDLKELDGFIDDGSMDFCDSCSGHPPHGDEEEGLFSASDEQHGEHNNQPLSRQPVCVLLNTINEQDSPNSYANTSPS